A single Tenacibaculum sp. Bg11-29 DNA region contains:
- a CDS encoding T9SS type A sorting domain-containing protein, with protein sequence MIKKLCLLFFVLFNYILYSQETSIPDATFENYLETHDASGTIVPLNDPTSMGNGVIDDNKVTTANIINVVVLNIANLGISNLTGIEDFTALEELNCSSNSLTQINLTKNTALKNLYLTSNQLTSLDLKFNTALFQVGIADNDLTLLDVRNGQNGIIGTFDARANYDLECILVDNPSLSSLVLWQVDTATFAEHCNETNVPDAAFETYLETHDANGNTVTLGDATSMGNGIADDDYVYTSAIKNVTTLSINGSFVPPGQVADPLTIVSDATGIEDFIALEELSFNKNELVSIDLSKNTALVILSLRENKLTGINLSQNILLENLTLPKNELTELDVTLLTALTSLSFDNNDLTSIDVSKNLLLTRLLCSRNDLTSLNVTQNTALTKLSCYSNPIGNLDVTKNLLLEDLDCVATQLTNLDVTLNSALQYLQCYENTLTSLDVTKNTALLELYCSDNKLTSLDLTQNILLGEIELQDNVLTSLNLKNGNNVNLDVEVQDNPNLYCILVDDATATYLNSKTWDKDTQAYYSTDCRVTNVPDTAFENYLETHTANGTTVTIGDPTSMGNGVANDKLVTTEKIEIVVSLNVRSLGILNLTGIADFTALEVLDCRSNELIDIDVSQNVLLRTLACNQNELTNLDVSKNILLTNLNCSRNEIVSLDVTNNIALIDLSCYGNPLGNLDVTQNSVLESLDCIENQLTTLDVTQNPNLENLYSYENQLTSLDVSNNPKLVNFYTESNELTSLDISQNPLLEEFACSNNQLTYLNIKNGTNINLDTGDFDIRNNPNLICVAVDDPSSATANLIKKDAQTIYNAFCTQTNVPDDNFEAYLETHNAAGTVVTIGDPSSMGNGIADDDYVGTESIKYITNLDISSQSIADLTGIANFIVLEELVCIGNLLTNIDVTKNVALTNLDLYRNSITDIDVSQNIQLTNLVVADNQLTSLDISQNIKLDLFECNDNQITSLDVTQNILLTNLSCDENELTSIDVSKNLILEFLYIQDNKLAILDVTKNVVLEELEANDNDFISIDLTKNLVLQDLYIHNNQLTTLDVSKNVALERLVAYNNNKLTYLNVKNGNNASITSFEATNNPNLTCIEVDNATEATAGTGNYASWNKDVTASYNEDCSFSVWSGNTSSDWNVSTNWSNNTEPLATDDVFIPNVVTAPTINGGITVEVSSLTVNAASEFNIASDGAAVITSDFMNNGTVSITSTVNNSGVLFVKGTANGQVTYERGGLIANEWSIVSAPVSGQSIKEFVENPLNDIRKNTTVTPNRYAIGYYDDSKVAGTKWIYYTTDDLTTNMLTFEKGRSYAISRITDGSILFTGTLETANVTKLVTASEWNAIGNPYTTFLPINENGGTNFVNDNTAKLEPSYVGVYVWDSTQSKYVGKSLVTAESSLAPGQGFFIKTTTGVSDIVFNEAQRKVQPLTGGNFSRGTTATKTPSIQLLAKSKGVTIDATIKYLDTATKGLDPGYDLGNYERATFDVFTRLVASENSQDFTIQSLPKSAYEEMSIPIGIKSASAEEISFSIKSLNLPVGVAVFIEDKETNTFTKLDAEGKTTYDVKIKEKVNGIGRFYLHTTQNESVIEVPHFNSVKIYTVNNKKLIIKGITKGNFEVALYAINGAAVLRKTIEAKGENTINISTLQTGVYIVKVKSEQGERSKKVIIN encoded by the coding sequence ATGATTAAAAAACTATGCTTACTTTTTTTCGTCCTTTTCAACTATATCTTATATAGTCAAGAAACTAGTATACCAGATGCTACTTTCGAAAATTATTTAGAAACACATGATGCTAGTGGTACTATAGTGCCTTTAAATGACCCAACAAGTATGGGGAATGGTGTAATAGATGACAATAAAGTTACAACAGCTAATATTATAAATGTAGTGGTTTTAAATATTGCTAATTTAGGAATATCAAATCTTACAGGTATTGAAGATTTTACAGCGTTAGAAGAATTAAATTGTAGTAGTAATTCATTAACTCAAATTAATCTTACAAAGAATACAGCTTTAAAAAACCTTTATTTAACATCTAATCAATTAACATCACTTGATTTGAAGTTTAATACAGCTTTATTTCAGGTAGGAATAGCAGATAATGATCTTACTTTGTTGGATGTAAGAAACGGACAAAATGGAATTATAGGTACTTTTGATGCTAGAGCGAATTACGATTTAGAATGTATTTTAGTTGATAATCCAAGTCTTTCTAGCTTGGTGTTATGGCAAGTTGATACAGCTACTTTTGCAGAACATTGCAATGAAACCAATGTACCTGATGCTGCTTTTGAAACCTATTTAGAAACGCATGATGCTAATGGTAATACCGTTACACTTGGTGATGCTACTAGTATGGGAAATGGTATTGCTGATGATGATTATGTATATACGAGTGCTATTAAAAATGTGACAACATTATCAATAAACGGTTCTTTTGTTCCTCCAGGGCAAGTGGCTGATCCATTAACAATAGTATCAGATGCTACAGGTATTGAAGATTTTATCGCATTAGAAGAATTGAGTTTTAATAAAAATGAACTTGTAAGTATTGATCTTTCTAAGAACACGGCACTGGTTATTTTATCGCTTAGAGAAAATAAACTAACGGGTATTAACCTTTCTCAAAATATACTTTTAGAAAACCTTACCCTTCCTAAAAATGAATTAACCGAATTAGATGTTACCTTACTTACTGCATTAACCAGTTTATCTTTTGATAATAATGACTTAACAAGTATAGATGTTTCTAAAAACCTCCTTTTAACGCGCTTACTTTGTAGTAGAAATGACTTAACAAGTTTAAATGTTACACAAAATACAGCATTAACTAAATTATCTTGCTATAGTAATCCAATAGGTAATTTAGATGTAACCAAAAACCTGCTTTTAGAAGACTTAGATTGTGTAGCTACGCAACTCACCAATTTAGATGTTACTCTAAATAGTGCATTACAATATTTACAATGCTATGAAAACACACTCACCAGTTTAGATGTTACTAAAAATACAGCACTACTAGAATTATACTGTAGTGATAATAAACTAACAAGTTTAGACTTAACGCAAAATATACTTTTGGGTGAAATTGAATTGCAAGATAATGTCTTAACGAGTTTAAATCTTAAAAACGGAAACAATGTAAATTTAGATGTTGAAGTACAGGATAATCCGAACCTTTATTGTATTCTGGTAGATGATGCTACAGCAACGTATCTTAATAGTAAAACTTGGGATAAAGATACACAGGCATATTATAGTACAGATTGTAGGGTAACCAATGTGCCAGATACTGCTTTTGAAAATTATCTTGAAACGCATACAGCAAACGGTACTACAGTAACTATTGGAGACCCTACGAGTATGGGGAATGGCGTTGCGAATGATAAGCTTGTAACTACCGAAAAAATAGAAATAGTAGTCAGTTTAAATGTTCGCTCTCTAGGGATATTGAACCTAACCGGTATTGCAGATTTTACGGCCTTAGAAGTGTTAGATTGTAGATCTAACGAATTAATAGATATCGATGTTTCTCAAAACGTTCTTTTAAGAACTTTAGCTTGTAATCAAAATGAATTAACAAACTTAGATGTTTCTAAAAACATCCTTTTAACAAACTTAAATTGTAGTCGAAATGAAATAGTAAGCTTAGATGTTACGAATAATATTGCTTTGATTGATTTATCATGTTATGGTAACCCTTTGGGGAATTTAGACGTAACTCAAAATAGTGTTTTAGAAAGTTTAGATTGTATAGAGAATCAATTGACTACGCTAGATGTTACACAAAACCCTAATTTAGAGAATTTATACAGCTACGAGAATCAATTGACTAGCTTAGATGTATCGAATAATCCAAAGCTTGTCAATTTTTATACAGAATCTAATGAACTCACAAGTTTAGATATTTCTCAAAATCCACTATTAGAAGAGTTTGCTTGTTCTAATAATCAATTGACCTATCTGAACATCAAAAACGGTACTAACATAAATCTTGATACAGGTGATTTTGATATCAGAAACAATCCAAATCTTATATGTGTAGCAGTAGATGATCCTTCATCTGCTACTGCAAATTTGATTAAAAAAGATGCACAAACCATATATAATGCATTCTGTACTCAAACCAATGTACCAGATGATAATTTTGAAGCCTATCTAGAAACTCATAACGCTGCCGGAACTGTTGTAACGATAGGAGACCCTAGTAGTATGGGTAATGGTATTGCCGATGATGATTATGTTGGAACTGAAAGTATAAAATATATCACCAATCTAGATATTTCTTCTCAAAGCATAGCCGATCTTACCGGTATTGCAAATTTTATAGTTTTAGAAGAATTGGTTTGTATTGGTAACTTATTAACCAATATAGATGTTACGAAGAATGTAGCGCTCACAAATTTAGATTTGTATAGAAATTCTATAACAGACATAGATGTATCTCAAAACATACAGCTGACCAATTTAGTCGTTGCTGATAACCAATTAACGAGCTTAGATATCTCTCAGAATATAAAGTTGGACCTTTTTGAGTGTAATGATAATCAAATAACAAGCTTAGATGTAACACAAAACATATTATTAACAAATTTATCTTGTGATGAAAATGAGCTAACAAGTATCGATGTTTCTAAGAATTTGATATTAGAGTTTTTATATATTCAGGACAATAAATTAGCAATACTTGATGTTACAAAAAATGTAGTTTTGGAAGAATTAGAGGCTAATGATAATGATTTTATTAGTATTGATCTTACTAAAAACTTAGTCTTACAGGATTTATATATTCATAATAATCAATTAACAACGCTGGATGTTTCTAAAAATGTAGCTTTGGAAAGATTAGTAGCTTATAATAATAATAAATTAACCTATTTGAATGTTAAAAACGGAAACAATGCTAGTATAACTAGTTTTGAAGCTACCAACAATCCAAATCTTACTTGTATCGAAGTAGATAACGCTACTGAAGCTACTGCCGGAACAGGAAACTATGCTAGTTGGAATAAAGATGTTACAGCAAGTTATAATGAAGATTGTTCTTTTTCTGTTTGGAGTGGAAATACAAGTTCAGATTGGAATGTAAGTACTAACTGGAGTAATAATACGGAGCCTTTAGCTACAGATGATGTATTTATACCTAATGTAGTTACTGCACCAACTATTAACGGAGGAATTACAGTTGAGGTGAGTAGTTTAACGGTTAATGCAGCATCAGAATTTAATATAGCCTCTGACGGAGCAGCAGTTATAACTTCCGATTTTATGAATAATGGAACCGTTAGTATTACATCTACAGTGAATAATAGTGGCGTGTTATTTGTAAAAGGAACAGCAAACGGACAAGTAACTTATGAACGAGGAGGTTTAATTGCAAATGAATGGAGTATTGTATCAGCACCTGTTTCAGGACAAAGTATTAAAGAATTTGTAGAGAATCCATTAAACGATATTCGTAAAAATACTACGGTAACTCCAAATAGATATGCAATAGGGTACTATGATGATAGTAAAGTTGCGGGTACAAAATGGATTTATTATACTACGGATGATTTAACAACAAATATGTTAACCTTTGAAAAGGGAAGGAGTTATGCAATATCTAGAATAACAGACGGAAGTATACTGTTTACAGGAACTTTAGAAACAGCAAATGTTACAAAATTAGTAACAGCATCAGAGTGGAATGCAATAGGGAATCCTTACACCACGTTTTTACCGATTAATGAAAACGGAGGAACAAATTTTGTGAATGATAATACAGCTAAGTTAGAGCCATCTTATGTAGGAGTATATGTTTGGGATAGTACACAAAGTAAATATGTTGGTAAATCATTGGTAACAGCTGAAAGTTCATTAGCACCCGGGCAAGGATTTTTTATAAAAACAACAACAGGAGTATCAGATATTGTATTTAATGAAGCCCAAAGAAAAGTTCAGCCTTTAACAGGAGGTAATTTTAGTAGAGGAACAACAGCGACTAAAACACCAAGCATTCAATTATTAGCAAAATCAAAAGGAGTTACAATAGATGCAACTATTAAGTATCTTGATACTGCTACAAAAGGACTAGATCCTGGATACGATTTAGGAAACTATGAAAGAGCAACATTTGATGTGTTTACAAGATTAGTAGCTTCAGAAAATTCACAAGATTTTACGATTCAATCGTTACCAAAATCGGCTTATGAAGAAATGAGTATTCCAATCGGAATAAAATCAGCATCAGCAGAAGAAATTAGTTTTTCTATTAAATCATTAAATCTTCCAGTAGGAGTAGCTGTGTTTATAGAAGATAAAGAAACAAACACATTTACAAAACTAGATGCTGAAGGAAAAACAACTTATGATGTTAAAATAAAAGAGAAAGTAAATGGAATCGGACGGTTTTATTTACATACAACACAAAACGAATCAGTTATTGAAGTCCCTCATTTTAATAGTGTGAAAATTTATACGGTAAACAATAAAAAATTAATAATTAAAGGTATAACGAAAGGAAATTTTGAAGTAGCGTTGTATGCTATTAACGGAGCTGCTGTTTTAAGAAAAACGATTGAAGCTAAAGGTGAAAACACCATTAATATTTCAACCTTACAAACCGGAGTTTACATCGTAAAAGTTAAATCAGAACAAGGAGAGCGTAGTAAGAAGGTTATTATTAATTAA
- a CDS encoding 7TM diverse intracellular signaling domain-containing protein, with protein sequence MTNTNATYIVCLQYKIFICLFFFNLLLCAQTTSINADSLDNTIYVGKNISYFLEDGRSLTINNVRSKSFKKSENDVLSFGYSTKAVWLKLRIQNTTDTPINKVLSIQKALQDSIQFFYKEKGNWKMSQSGQMINEANKDLPGFSISFPVALKKDSAHTFYIRTVSKYGKVFAIKLLDKAAYTKSEQRELIIGWLLIGILITIIIYNFSLARSLKDHVYDFYCLSVIGALLLQLVFRGFFKHFVLDDSPFLQEWSPIFTFSMATVFSSYFCIRFLNTKKYSKQAHWALIGIMILIIIAFLYPFICYEVFGIYTDSRLLGYFGILFSFIAIYAGVKVYLKGNKSARFLIYAWAVFCVTILLYSLASLNIVPPNIVTMNSYLVGSVLEVFLLSLALGDRYVQIRKQKNILRKNAALQEQIIADRNAEISSLNLETLQYIKSKQHLTEELKRIDKQQDGITIKEVLNRLQVDKIKDTRLEILKRDIDALTIAQTNKLKLKFPILTKGDMELVSFILLGLKRKEIAIIRNISFEAVKKNIYRLRKKLALKPNESLEEFITSL encoded by the coding sequence ATGACCAATACAAATGCCACATACATTGTTTGTTTACAGTACAAAATATTTATTTGTCTGTTCTTTTTTAATCTTTTGTTGTGTGCTCAAACAACGAGTATTAATGCTGATTCTTTAGACAACACTATTTACGTAGGTAAAAACATCTCTTACTTTCTTGAAGATGGTCGTTCTTTAACCATTAATAATGTTCGTTCTAAAAGTTTTAAAAAGTCAGAAAACGACGTTTTAAGTTTTGGTTACAGTACCAAAGCCGTTTGGTTAAAATTAAGAATACAAAATACTACGGATACTCCCATAAATAAGGTTTTAAGTATTCAAAAAGCATTACAAGATTCTATTCAGTTTTTTTATAAAGAAAAAGGGAATTGGAAAATGAGCCAGTCTGGGCAAATGATTAATGAAGCCAACAAAGACTTACCTGGTTTTTCCATCTCTTTTCCTGTGGCACTTAAAAAAGATAGTGCACACACCTTTTATATAAGAACCGTAAGTAAATACGGAAAAGTATTTGCGATAAAGTTACTAGACAAAGCTGCTTATACTAAAAGTGAACAGCGCGAACTTATAATAGGCTGGTTGTTAATTGGTATTCTAATAACGATTATAATTTACAATTTTTCTTTAGCCAGAAGTTTAAAAGATCATGTATACGACTTTTATTGCCTTTCCGTTATTGGTGCCTTGCTATTACAGTTGGTTTTTAGAGGGTTTTTTAAACATTTTGTTTTAGATGACTCTCCGTTTTTACAAGAATGGTCTCCCATATTTACTTTTAGTATGGCTACCGTTTTCTCTAGTTATTTTTGCATTCGATTTTTAAACACTAAAAAATATAGTAAACAAGCACATTGGGCATTAATAGGAATTATGATACTAATTATAATCGCCTTTTTATATCCTTTTATATGTTACGAAGTATTTGGTATTTATACCGATAGTCGTTTGTTAGGCTATTTTGGTATCCTTTTTTCTTTTATTGCCATTTATGCTGGTGTAAAAGTATATTTAAAAGGAAATAAATCTGCCCGTTTTCTTATTTATGCTTGGGCTGTTTTTTGTGTAACCATACTTTTGTATTCTTTAGCATCATTAAACATAGTGCCCCCCAATATTGTAACCATGAACTCTTATTTGGTAGGTTCTGTACTTGAGGTATTTTTACTTTCTTTAGCCTTAGGCGATCGCTACGTACAAATAAGAAAGCAGAAAAACATTTTGCGTAAAAATGCCGCTTTACAAGAACAAATAATTGCCGATAGAAATGCAGAAATTTCGTCTTTAAACCTAGAAACCTTACAATACATAAAGTCAAAGCAACATCTTACTGAAGAACTAAAAAGAATAGACAAACAACAAGATGGTATCACCATTAAAGAGGTATTAAATCGTTTGCAAGTAGATAAGATTAAAGATACTCGGTTAGAAATTTTAAAGCGCGATATTGATGCGCTTACCATAGCACAAACCAATAAATTAAAATTAAAGTTTCCGATACTTACTAAGGGTGATATGGAGCTTGTTTCTTTTATTTTATTAGGATTAAAACGAAAGGAAATAGCCATTATTAGAAATATTTCTTTCGAAGCCGTAAAAAAGAATATTTATAGACTTCGAAAAAAACTAGCTTTAAAGCCAAATGAATCACTAGAGGAATTTATTACTTCTTTATAG
- a CDS encoding class I SAM-dependent DNA methyltransferase: MAKKQPKADINFEKELWKAANELRGAVAENQYKDYILPLIFLKHISERYELRRDALSNLLQDKTSDYYTLDKEEQNYVLEDPDEYLSKNTYIISEKATWQFLQDNAEQDNIKVLVDDAFDLLDQTLGDYRPDLKGILPRIFVKSQLTAKQVAGLINLLANPKLSEKENPDSDILGRVYEYYIGKFAIAEGSGAGQFFTPGSIVRLLVEMIEPYEGKIFDAACGSGGMFVQSLKFLQAHGGDKKNISIYGQERYDGTLRLCKMNLALRDLSFDVRLGDSLLQDKFPDLKADFIIVNPPFNVSQWHPEDLPENDPRLFGPKDDFTTDGSANYMWMQTFWSHLSNTGTASVVMANGAMTSNNKGEKNVRQHMVDNSMVDCIVRLPDKLFLTTGIPACIFILSKNRDGKDGKHRERTNEILFIDTSKMGTMESRKLRVFTDDDINKVTETYHNWRNVIASEERAKQSAQYENEAGYCYSATLQEVQKQDYKLTPGIYVGTEAVEDDGIPFEDKMTSLKAQLQTQFTKGDELQQQILDNFKKF, encoded by the coding sequence ATGGCTAAGAAACAACCAAAAGCTGATATTAACTTTGAAAAAGAGTTATGGAAAGCTGCAAACGAACTTCGCGGTGCAGTAGCCGAGAATCAATATAAAGATTACATATTACCTTTAATATTTTTAAAGCACATATCCGAACGATATGAGTTACGTAGAGATGCGTTAAGTAATTTATTACAAGACAAAACTTCAGATTATTACACTTTAGATAAAGAAGAACAAAATTACGTTTTAGAAGACCCAGACGAATACCTCTCTAAAAACACCTACATTATTTCAGAGAAAGCTACTTGGCAATTTCTACAAGATAATGCGGAGCAAGATAATATTAAGGTATTGGTAGATGATGCTTTTGATTTGTTAGATCAAACTTTAGGTGATTACAGACCTGATTTAAAAGGTATTTTACCAAGAATATTTGTTAAAAGCCAATTAACCGCTAAACAAGTAGCAGGTTTAATAAACCTATTAGCAAACCCTAAACTTTCTGAAAAAGAAAATCCAGATAGTGATATTCTGGGGCGTGTGTACGAGTATTACATTGGTAAGTTTGCCATTGCTGAAGGTTCTGGTGCAGGACAATTTTTTACTCCTGGTAGTATTGTGCGTTTATTGGTAGAAATGATAGAACCGTACGAAGGTAAAATATTTGATGCTGCTTGTGGTTCTGGAGGAATGTTTGTGCAATCTTTAAAGTTTTTACAAGCGCATGGAGGAGACAAGAAAAACATCTCTATTTACGGACAAGAAAGGTACGATGGTACCCTACGTTTATGTAAAATGAACTTGGCTTTACGCGATTTATCTTTCGATGTACGTTTAGGAGATTCATTATTACAAGACAAGTTTCCAGACTTAAAAGCTGACTTTATCATCGTAAATCCGCCTTTTAATGTGAGCCAATGGCATCCTGAAGATTTACCAGAAAACGACCCGCGTTTATTTGGACCTAAAGATGATTTTACAACCGATGGTAGCGCCAATTATATGTGGATGCAAACCTTTTGGAGTCATTTAAGCAATACTGGTACGGCAAGTGTAGTAATGGCAAATGGTGCAATGACCTCTAATAATAAAGGAGAGAAAAATGTACGCCAACACATGGTAGACAATAGCATGGTAGATTGTATTGTGCGTTTACCTGACAAATTGTTTTTAACCACAGGAATACCTGCCTGTATTTTTATACTAAGTAAAAATAGAGATGGTAAAGACGGAAAACATAGAGAACGCACCAACGAAATTCTGTTTATAGACACCTCTAAAATGGGAACTATGGAAAGCAGAAAGCTACGTGTGTTTACCGATGATGATATTAATAAAGTAACGGAAACCTATCACAATTGGCGAAACGTCATTGCGAGCGAGGAACGAGCGAAGCAATCTGCCCAATATGAAAACGAAGCAGGCTACTGCTACAGTGCAACCCTCCAAGAAGTTCAAAAACAAGACTACAAACTAACCCCTGGTATTTATGTAGGTACTGAAGCGGTTGAAGATGATGGTATTCCTTTTGAAGATAAAATGACTTCTTTAAAAGCGCAATTGCAAACCCAATTTACAAAAGGGGATGAATTACAGCAACAGATTTTAGATAATTTCAAAAAATTTTAA